A stretch of Candidatus Poribacteria bacterium DNA encodes these proteins:
- a CDS encoding YggT family protein — MEMLMPLMIEVIGIYSIIVFANVILSWIVNLSGNTTVRQLYWMTNRFVDPALDPIRRVLRPMTGGLGIDVSPLILILFLQILQRMLRSTL, encoded by the coding sequence ATGGAAATGTTGATGCCTCTCATGATTGAAGTGATTGGGATTTACTCAATCATCGTTTTTGCTAATGTTATATTATCTTGGATTGTGAACCTCTCTGGCAATACGACAGTAAGACAACTTTATTGGATGACGAACCGATTTGTTGACCCAGCGCTAGACCCCATTCGCCGTGTTCTTCGTCCTATGACAGGGGGCTTGGGAATTGACGTTTCACCGCTTATCTTAATACTCTTTTTACAAATACTGCAAAGGATGTTGAGGTCAACCTTGTAA
- the proC gene encoding pyrroline-5-carboxylate reductase — MDTKLRVGFIAVGNMGGAIVRGVVRDLLPPEQVWITDVYRPLVDQLCEELGVNSAENISQLVENVDCLLYAAKPNNVPDVFPEVAATLQSPSQWIISIAAGVSTAQLESYFTSPSPPIVRVMPNIAASAGEAISAIAAGSTATTEHLAATQAIFNAAGKSLIMEERHLNAVTGLSGSGPAFVFLFIEAFADAGVQVGLNRPDAYQLALQTVLGACRMLEDTGEHPAVLKNRVTTPGGTTAAGLYALESGRLRAIIADAVSAATKRSEELAN, encoded by the coding sequence TTGGATACTAAACTTCGAGTCGGTTTCATTGCCGTTGGCAATATGGGAGGTGCGATTGTCAGAGGCGTTGTGCGTGATTTACTACCACCTGAACAGGTTTGGATAACAGATGTCTATCGTCCCCTCGTTGACCAGTTGTGCGAGGAGTTAGGGGTCAATAGTGCGGAAAATATCTCGCAACTGGTGGAGAATGTGGACTGTCTGTTATATGCAGCCAAACCGAATAACGTACCAGATGTCTTTCCAGAGGTTGCTGCCACCCTCCAATCTCCGTCCCAGTGGATTATCTCCATTGCAGCAGGTGTCTCGACAGCCCAATTAGAATCTTATTTTACCTCACCGTCGCCGCCAATTGTCCGTGTGATGCCAAACATCGCCGCATCTGCGGGGGAAGCGATCTCCGCAATCGCAGCGGGAAGCACTGCCACGACCGAACACCTTGCCGCAACCCAAGCAATTTTCAACGCTGCGGGCAAATCACTGATCATGGAGGAGAGACATCTGAACGCCGTTACCGGTTTAAGCGGCAGCGGCCCCGCGTTTGTGTTTCTCTTCATTGAAGCATTTGCTGACGCAGGGGTACAGGTCGGGTTGAACCGTCCTGACGCATATCAACTTGCCCTACAAACGGTGCTTGGAGCGTGCAGAATGCTTGAGGACACAGGCGAACATCCAGCAGTCCTAAAAAACCGGGTGACGACGCCGGGCGGGACAACGGCGGCGGGATTATATGCGTTGGAGAGTGGGCGGCTGCGGGCGATTATTGCTGATGCTGTGAGTGCCGCTACAAAACGCTCCGAAGAGCTTGCAAATTGA
- a CDS encoding YggS family pyridoxal phosphate-dependent enzyme yields the protein MHDNLSRIQDRIAAAATRVGRDPDSIELVAVSKTKPVSLIVEAIEAGITHIGENRVQEAQSKHPQIDHPVKWHLVGHLQRNKVKQALQIFDLIHSVDTPRLLAEIDRRSAESNRTTEVLIQVNTSAEPSKYGLEPDQTLGFIESAQPYTHVRIKGLMTIGAFLPDPEAVRPMFSLLRQLREKIIAQQFPNVEMDTLSMGMTNDFEVAIEEGANLIRVGTAIFGERE from the coding sequence ATTCACGACAATCTTTCGCGGATTCAAGATCGGATAGCTGCAGCTGCCACACGCGTTGGACGCGATCCAGATTCCATAGAGCTCGTTGCTGTTTCTAAAACCAAGCCTGTCAGTCTAATTGTAGAGGCAATTGAGGCAGGGATTACGCACATTGGCGAGAATCGCGTCCAAGAGGCACAAAGTAAGCACCCCCAAATTGACCATCCTGTAAAGTGGCATCTGGTCGGTCATCTGCAGAGGAACAAAGTAAAACAAGCCTTACAAATTTTTGATCTCATCCACTCCGTGGATACCCCTCGCCTCCTTGCTGAAATTGATCGACGATCTGCTGAGTCAAATCGCACGACAGAGGTACTGATTCAGGTCAACACCTCCGCTGAACCCAGCAAATACGGTCTGGAACCGGATCAGACGCTAGGGTTCATTGAAAGTGCACAGCCTTACACCCATGTCCGGATCAAAGGATTGATGACAATCGGTGCCTTTCTGCCAGATCCGGAAGCGGTGCGTCCGATGTTCTCATTGCTGCGACAACTCCGGGAGAAAATTATCGCCCAGCAGTTTCCGAATGTTGAGATGGACACCCTGTCAATGGGAATGACCAATGATTTTGAGGTTGCTATTGAGGAGGGCGCGAATCTCATCAGGGTCGGTACAGCAATCTTTGGAGAACGGGAATAA
- a CDS encoding sugar phosphate isomerase/epimerase yields the protein MDISFSTGVGGGAWSLEECLKWAKANGFDAIRPNASGIFDPEDILQTGGDEINDASRSHDIYLAALSAHNNLLDDDLETREAARENLKRAIEAASMLGTPVLVTYAGSPVSWHFYGQFSSNPGNPGDRSVELVGRFKEMWTPVIRFAEEKGVTIALDCAVRMGNIACNPEMWERILDAIPSDNLGLSCDPSHWLWMGILPAEDAIRMFSGKWYYADVKDCEVSPQMRFRQGIIGNWWWQYRVPGRGQLNWGTIIGALLESGYDYVLCVENEDRGMPGLAGFALGGRHLRQFLPKHGEPYDPASLWKVRN from the coding sequence ATGGACATCAGTTTTAGTACGGGTGTAGGTGGGGGTGCATGGAGTCTTGAAGAGTGTCTCAAATGGGCGAAAGCAAACGGCTTTGATGCGATTCGTCCTAACGCTAGTGGAATATTTGATCCCGAAGATATCCTACAAACAGGTGGTGATGAAATCAACGACGCCTCGCGTTCACACGATATCTATCTTGCCGCGTTAAGTGCTCACAACAATCTGCTGGACGATGATCTCGAAACGCGTGAAGCCGCTCGTGAAAATCTCAAACGAGCGATTGAAGCGGCAAGTATGCTCGGCACACCAGTCCTCGTGACCTATGCAGGCAGCCCTGTTAGTTGGCATTTTTACGGACAATTTTCCTCAAACCCCGGAAACCCGGGCGATAGGTCGGTTGAACTGGTGGGTAGATTCAAAGAAATGTGGACACCGGTCATCCGCTTTGCTGAAGAGAAGGGCGTAACGATCGCGCTTGATTGTGCGGTACGAATGGGTAACATCGCCTGTAATCCGGAGATGTGGGAACGCATCCTTGACGCAATTCCTTCCGACAACCTAGGATTATCTTGCGATCCCTCTCACTGGCTCTGGATGGGGATTTTGCCGGCAGAAGATGCTATCCGCATGTTTTCCGGCAAGTGGTACTATGCTGATGTGAAGGACTGTGAAGTCAGTCCACAAATGCGCTTCCGTCAAGGAATTATCGGAAACTGGTGGTGGCAATATCGCGTTCCCGGACGCGGACAGTTGAACTGGGGAACAATCATCGGTGCACTTCTTGAGTCCGGATATGATTATGTCCTTTGTGTTGAGAATGAGGATCGGGGGATGCCGGGACTTGCTGGATTCGCACTAGGTGGGCGACATCTGCGCCAGTTTCTGCCCAAGCACGGGGAACCCTACGACCCTGCAAGTCTCTGGAAGGTCAGGAATTGA
- the ubiA gene encoding putative 4-hydroxybenzoate polyprenyltransferase: MFRKIKIILDMIKFEHTVFMLPFAIMSAFIASDGLPALDKFAWILVAMVGARSCAMAFNRLADAEIDKANPRTSMRAIPAGLIAKGAVWAFTLVSAALLMFAAYNLNPLAFALSPVALVVIMGYSYTKRFTSFSHLWLGISLSIAPIGAWIAIKGQFDWTPTLLGLAVLLWAAGFDIIYACQDFDFDRKHRLYSIPAKFGIRPALWISSVLHVVMITVLLGVTLLTNLGVVYLVGVGIVIVILVYEHAIVKPHDLSRVNLAFFTLNGMVSLVLMALSVVDLVW, from the coding sequence ATTTTCCGAAAAATTAAGATCATCCTAGACATGATCAAATTTGAGCACACAGTCTTCATGCTGCCCTTTGCAATCATGAGCGCATTTATCGCATCGGACGGATTGCCAGCGTTGGACAAGTTTGCTTGGATACTCGTTGCCATGGTCGGGGCGCGCAGTTGTGCTATGGCATTTAATCGACTCGCCGATGCGGAGATTGACAAAGCGAACCCACGCACGTCAATGCGAGCGATTCCCGCGGGATTGATCGCGAAGGGAGCAGTATGGGCGTTTACACTTGTTTCCGCTGCACTGCTTATGTTTGCTGCCTATAACCTCAATCCACTTGCCTTTGCGCTTTCACCTGTTGCACTTGTGGTGATTATGGGATACTCTTATACTAAACGCTTTACCTCTTTCTCTCACCTTTGGCTTGGGATATCCCTCTCAATTGCGCCGATCGGCGCGTGGATCGCCATTAAGGGTCAATTTGATTGGACACCTACGCTGCTTGGATTGGCGGTGCTGCTTTGGGCGGCGGGATTTGACATCATCTACGCTTGTCAAGATTTCGATTTTGATCGCAAGCATCGGTTGTACTCAATTCCTGCGAAGTTCGGAATCCGACCGGCATTATGGATCTCATCGGTGCTGCATGTAGTCATGATTACGGTCCTGCTCGGCGTTACGTTATTGACGAATCTTGGTGTTGTCTATCTGGTTGGCGTTGGAATTGTTATCGTTATTTTGGTTTATGAACATGCCATCGTCAAGCCGCACGATCTTTCACGAGTAAATCTCGCTTTCTTCACGCTGAACGGCATGGTGAGTTTGGTGCTCATGGCATTATCTGTTGTGGATTTAGTATGGTAG
- a CDS encoding zinc-binding alcohol dehydrogenase: MSQTRKVVVMDSNGKIWTEEQPTPEPESGQLLVEVKASMVSPGSGLGGVKGRRANPQPNPTIRPFGYTNAGVVIGTKGNCDEFSIGDRVSGMGGGYALHATHACIPHNLCAKIPENVSDAEAASNHLAATALHAVQRGRIAIGENVVVAGLGLVGQLSCQIAQIAGAYVMGLDHLPRRIEIAQEAGVDLPIQLGDVDPVPIAEEFTKGYGMDCGIIAFGGDGTEAFSQIRSMLKTAPDTHKMGRIVIVGGASITHRFAAGVGNVDVISAARTGPGYHDEAYEHGADYPPVFVRWPTQRNLELVLQFMSEGKLKVKPLITDIVPIDQAADACEKLIQTPNEALGVVFTMP, translated from the coding sequence GTGAGCCAAACAAGAAAAGTTGTTGTGATGGATAGCAACGGAAAAATCTGGACGGAGGAGCAGCCCACCCCTGAACCTGAGTCGGGCCAATTACTGGTAGAAGTCAAAGCCTCGATGGTAAGCCCGGGCTCCGGACTCGGTGGGGTCAAGGGCAGACGCGCGAACCCACAACCGAATCCAACCATACGTCCATTTGGCTATACCAATGCTGGTGTCGTCATCGGCACAAAAGGGAATTGCGATGAGTTCTCAATCGGCGATCGCGTGTCGGGAATGGGTGGCGGGTACGCACTACACGCAACACACGCATGTATACCGCACAATCTGTGTGCAAAGATCCCTGAGAATGTGAGCGATGCAGAAGCGGCGTCCAATCACCTCGCGGCTACCGCCTTACATGCCGTGCAACGCGGACGAATCGCAATTGGCGAGAATGTTGTTGTAGCGGGGCTTGGTCTGGTGGGACAGTTGTCCTGTCAAATTGCACAGATTGCCGGTGCGTATGTTATGGGGCTAGATCACTTGCCACGGCGAATTGAGATTGCACAGGAGGCTGGTGTAGATTTGCCAATCCAATTGGGAGATGTTGACCCTGTGCCGATTGCCGAGGAATTCACAAAAGGATACGGGATGGACTGTGGGATTATCGCATTCGGCGGCGATGGCACGGAAGCGTTTAGTCAGATTCGCAGCATGCTCAAGACAGCACCGGATACGCATAAGATGGGGCGTATCGTCATCGTCGGCGGGGCGAGTATTACGCACCGTTTTGCTGCTGGCGTTGGAAATGTGGACGTAATCAGCGCAGCCCGGACAGGTCCCGGCTATCATGATGAGGCTTATGAACATGGCGCAGACTATCCACCGGTGTTCGTCCGTTGGCCCACACAACGAAATCTGGAATTGGTGCTTCAGTTCATGTCTGAAGGCAAGCTAAAGGTGAAACCGCTGATTACCGATATTGTCCCAATCGATCAGGCCGCCGACGCATGTGAGAAACTCATCCAAACCCCGAACGAGGCGTTGGGAGTTGTCTTCACTATGCCGTAA
- the pabB gene encoding aminodeoxychorismate synthase component I: MVSTLEEIQTRLTAFDLFQLLADEPHSFFLDSGMDAPRLGRYSFVGSHPFLIFRSKGTDLQFNWRDRVEQQSGDPFDALREILNRFQSQTPPADLPFIGGVGYFGYPLRCFIEELPSTTHDDLKLPDCYFAFYDATVAFDHLSNQVYLCRLDVDKSYANRHQQQTEKLRSILQSENHHTQLRSEAFKSHASHFTKSPIRSNFSKADYLSTVQRAKAYIASGDIYQVNLSQRLSTLSDLPPPELYACLRQLSPVPYGAYLHCGDFHILSASPERFLHFSLGSRTVETRPIKGTRPRGLTPELDRKLAAELLHSEKDLAELLMIVDLERNDLGRVCEIASIHVPERVALESYSNIHHLVATVRGTLRRDADRIDLLKSCFPGGSITGAPKIRAMELIDELEPTDRGVYTGAIGYFGFDGTMDLNIAIRTCILKEGCAYFHVGGGIVADSEPEAEYQETLDKASSWMAVLEGDMKHE; encoded by the coding sequence ATGGTTTCCACTCTCGAAGAGATTCAGACACGGTTGACAGCTTTTGATCTCTTTCAGTTGTTGGCTGATGAACCGCACAGTTTTTTTCTTGATAGCGGTATGGATGCCCCAAGGCTTGGCCGCTACTCATTCGTCGGCTCGCATCCTTTCCTGATTTTCCGCAGCAAAGGGACAGACCTCCAGTTTAATTGGAGGGACCGGGTCGAACAACAGTCGGGCGATCCGTTTGACGCGCTACGGGAAATTTTGAATCGATTTCAATCACAAACACCGCCCGCCGACCTGCCGTTTATCGGTGGAGTTGGATATTTTGGTTATCCCCTCCGCTGCTTCATCGAAGAACTACCCTCTACGACACACGACGACCTCAAACTCCCCGATTGTTATTTTGCGTTCTACGATGCCACTGTTGCATTTGATCACTTGTCCAATCAGGTCTATTTATGCCGATTGGATGTCGACAAAAGTTATGCCAACCGACATCAACAGCAGACCGAAAAACTCCGCTCGATTCTCCAATCTGAAAATCACCACACACAGCTGCGCTCCGAAGCATTCAAGTCTCACGCTTCACATTTTACGAAATCCCCAATCAGATCTAATTTTTCCAAAGCAGACTATCTCTCCACTGTGCAACGCGCGAAGGCGTATATCGCTTCAGGCGACATCTATCAGGTCAATTTGTCGCAGCGGTTATCGACGTTAAGTGATTTGCCCCCGCCAGAGCTATACGCTTGCTTGCGTCAGTTGAGTCCTGTGCCTTATGGGGCGTATCTCCATTGTGGTGATTTTCACATTTTGAGTGCTTCTCCTGAACGGTTTCTCCATTTTTCGCTAGGTAGCCGAACCGTCGAAACCCGTCCAATCAAAGGGACACGCCCACGCGGCTTGACACCGGAGTTAGATCGCAAATTGGCGGCAGAGTTGCTGCATAGCGAAAAAGATCTCGCCGAATTGTTGATGATTGTGGATCTTGAACGAAATGATCTCGGGCGCGTTTGCGAAATCGCATCCATCCATGTGCCGGAGCGCGTCGCGCTCGAAAGCTATTCCAACATACATCATCTCGTCGCAACTGTTAGGGGCACACTCCGGAGAGACGCTGACCGAATCGATCTCCTGAAATCGTGCTTTCCCGGCGGTTCTATTACCGGGGCACCTAAGATTCGAGCGATGGAACTAATTGATGAATTGGAGCCGACAGATCGCGGCGTGTATACAGGAGCAATCGGCTACTTCGGATTCGACGGGACGATGGATCTTAATATCGCCATTCGGACATGCATCCTCAAGGAAGGGTGTGCCTACTTTCACGTTGGCGGCGGTATTGTTGCGGATTCCGAACCCGAGGCAGAATATCAGGAGACGCTAGATAAAGCGAGCAGCTGGATGGCTGTTTTGGAAGGCGACATGAAACATGAATAG